A section of the Pseudomonas flavescens genome encodes:
- the astB gene encoding N-succinylarginine dihydrolase: MSRSSASACELNIDGLVGPTHNYGGLSYGNVASQNNGQVASNPREAARQGLAKMKALMDMGFAQAVLAPQERPDVQALRRCGFSGSDAQVIERAAREAMPLLVASCSASSMWTANAATVSPGADTADGRVHFTAANLNCKFHRSIEHPTTSRVLAAMFADERYFAHHAALPAVSQFGDEGAANHTRFCRDYGEPGVEFFVFGRSAFDLRLPAPQRYPARQTLEASQAVARLHGLRDAAVVFAQQNPAVVDQGVFHNDVIAVGNGEVLFHHEDAFLDSERVIGELGDKLARQGGRLQTVCVPRHAVGVEDAVRSYLFNSQLLTRADGRMLLVVPEECRGNQRVWAYLQTLLGSDGPIAEVRAFDLKQSMQNGGGPACLRLRVALTAREQAAMNPGVMLTSGLYERLLQWVDHHYRDRLSESDLADPQLLNECRTALDELTRILGLGAVYPFQLN, translated from the coding sequence CTATGGTGGCCTGTCCTACGGCAACGTCGCCTCGCAGAACAACGGCCAGGTCGCCTCCAACCCTCGGGAGGCCGCCCGTCAGGGGCTGGCCAAGATGAAGGCGCTGATGGACATGGGCTTTGCCCAGGCCGTGCTGGCGCCTCAGGAACGGCCCGATGTGCAGGCGCTGAGGCGCTGCGGTTTCAGTGGTAGCGACGCTCAGGTGATCGAGAGGGCGGCACGCGAGGCCATGCCGCTGCTGGTCGCCAGTTGCTCGGCGTCGAGCATGTGGACGGCCAACGCCGCCACCGTCAGCCCGGGTGCCGATACCGCCGACGGGCGCGTGCATTTCACCGCGGCCAATCTCAACTGCAAGTTCCATCGCTCCATCGAACACCCGACCACCAGCCGTGTGCTGGCGGCGATGTTCGCCGACGAGCGCTACTTCGCCCACCATGCCGCCTTGCCTGCGGTCAGCCAGTTCGGCGATGAGGGAGCGGCCAATCACACCCGTTTCTGCCGTGACTACGGCGAGCCGGGTGTGGAGTTCTTCGTCTTCGGCCGCAGTGCCTTCGACCTGCGCCTGCCGGCACCGCAGCGCTATCCGGCGCGACAGACGCTGGAAGCTTCCCAGGCGGTGGCGCGTCTGCATGGTCTGCGTGACGCTGCAGTGGTGTTCGCTCAGCAGAACCCTGCGGTGGTCGATCAGGGCGTGTTCCACAACGATGTGATTGCGGTGGGTAATGGCGAGGTGCTGTTCCACCATGAAGATGCCTTCCTCGACAGTGAACGGGTCATCGGCGAACTCGGTGACAAGCTCGCGCGTCAGGGCGGCCGATTGCAGACGGTTTGCGTGCCGCGCCATGCGGTGGGCGTCGAGGATGCGGTGCGCTCCTATCTGTTCAACAGCCAGCTGTTGACCCGCGCCGACGGGCGTATGCTGCTGGTCGTGCCGGAAGAATGCCGCGGCAACCAGCGGGTCTGGGCCTATCTGCAGACGCTGCTGGGCAGCGATGGGCCGATTGCCGAAGTGCGCGCCTTCGACCTCAAACAGAGCATGCAGAACGGTGGCGGTCCGGCGTGTTTGCGCTTGCGGGTGGCATTGACCGCTCGGGAGCAGGCGGCGATGAACCCCGGCGTGATGCTCACCTCGGGGCTTTACGAACGGCTGTTGCAGTGGGTCGATCACCATTACCGGGATCGCCTGAGCGAAAGTGATCTGGCCGATCCACAGCTGCTGAACGAATGCCGAACCGCGCTGGACGAGTTGACCCGAATTCTTGGACTTGGCGCCGTATATCCCTTTCAATTGAATTGA
- the ltaE gene encoding low-specificity L-threonine aldolase: protein MPIIDLRSDTVTQPTAGMREAMLAAELGDDVYGEDPTVNRLEQRLAQQLGFAAALFVPTGTMSNLLGLMAHCERGDEYVVGQQAHTYKYEGGGAAVLGSIQPQPLDMELDGSLDLARVEAAIKQDDFHFARTRLLALENTMQGKVLPLEYLAAARAFTRDKGLALHLDGARLFNAAVRQNVEASEITRHFDSVSVCLSKGLGAPVGSVLCGSEALIGKARRLRKMVGGGMRQAGVLAAAGLYALDHQVERLVEDHANADCLAAGLRELGYSVEPVQTNMVYVQIGERAGELKAFCAERGIRLSAAPRLRMVTHLDVGADAVGQVIEAFAAFRA, encoded by the coding sequence ATGCCTATCATCGATCTGCGTAGCGACACCGTCACCCAGCCCACTGCCGGCATGCGAGAAGCGATGCTGGCCGCCGAGCTGGGCGACGACGTGTATGGCGAGGATCCGACCGTCAACCGCCTGGAACAGCGCCTGGCGCAGCAACTGGGGTTCGCCGCGGCGCTGTTCGTACCGACCGGTACCATGAGCAACCTGCTGGGCCTGATGGCCCACTGCGAGCGCGGCGACGAATACGTCGTCGGCCAGCAGGCGCATACCTACAAGTACGAGGGCGGCGGCGCTGCCGTGCTCGGCTCGATTCAGCCCCAACCGCTGGACATGGAACTCGATGGCTCGCTGGATCTGGCCCGTGTCGAGGCGGCGATCAAGCAGGACGACTTCCATTTCGCCCGCACCCGTCTGCTGGCGCTGGAGAACACCATGCAGGGCAAGGTACTGCCGCTGGAGTATCTGGCTGCCGCCCGCGCCTTTACCCGCGACAAGGGCCTGGCGCTGCACCTCGACGGTGCTCGCCTGTTCAATGCGGCCGTCAGGCAGAATGTCGAAGCGAGTGAAATCACTCGGCATTTCGACTCCGTTTCCGTGTGCCTGTCCAAGGGCCTGGGGGCGCCGGTAGGGTCCGTGCTGTGCGGCAGTGAGGCGCTGATCGGCAAGGCCCGGCGCCTGCGCAAGATGGTCGGTGGCGGCATGCGTCAGGCTGGCGTGCTGGCGGCCGCTGGGCTGTACGCGCTGGATCATCAGGTCGAGCGGCTGGTCGAGGATCACGCCAATGCCGATTGCCTGGCGGCAGGCCTGCGTGAGCTGGGTTACTCGGTCGAGCCGGTGCAGACCAACATGGTCTACGTGCAGATCGGTGAGCGTGCCGGCGAACTGAAAGCCTTCTGCGCCGAGCGCGGCATTCGCCTCAGCGCTGCACCACGTCTGCGTATGGTCACCCATCTGGATGTGGGGGCCGATGCTGTGGGGCAGGTGATCGAGGCCTTCGCCGCGTTTCGCGCCTGA
- the astE gene encoding succinylglutamate desuccinylase: MLALGKLLELTLAGHEPASKIQLTPEGTRLRWLAEGALEVTPAGGRDNGMDLLLSAGIHGNETAPIELLDRLLRRIARNELQPHARLLLLFGNPPAMRRGERFIEQDINRLFSGRHELSSGAEAMRACELEHLAASFFADAGRTRLHYDLHTAIRASRIEQFALYPWVEGRRQSRHECARLQAAGIDAVLLQSQPSTTFSAYTYAGLGAEAFTLELGKARPFGHNELVNLDRLELRLQALIEGCEPPVDEAATEHLQLFAFAREVIKHSDAFTLHLPADVENFTELAPGYLLAEDLASSRWVVEEQGARIIFPNPKVHNGQRAGILIVPAEASLLG, from the coding sequence ATGCTCGCCCTCGGCAAACTGCTCGAACTGACCCTGGCCGGCCACGAGCCGGCCTCGAAGATCCAGCTGACGCCGGAGGGTACGCGCCTGCGATGGCTGGCCGAGGGGGCACTCGAAGTGACACCGGCTGGTGGTCGCGACAATGGCATGGACCTGCTGCTCTCGGCGGGTATCCATGGCAACGAGACGGCGCCGATCGAGCTGCTCGACAGGTTGCTGCGGCGCATCGCCCGTAACGAGCTGCAGCCGCACGCGCGTTTGCTGCTGCTGTTCGGCAACCCACCGGCGATGCGTCGTGGTGAACGCTTCATCGAGCAGGACATCAATCGCCTGTTCAGTGGTCGGCATGAGCTGAGCAGTGGTGCCGAGGCGATGCGCGCCTGTGAGCTGGAGCACCTGGCGGCTTCGTTCTTCGCCGATGCCGGACGTACCCGCCTGCATTACGACTTGCATACGGCCATCCGCGCGTCGCGGATCGAGCAGTTCGCCCTGTATCCCTGGGTCGAGGGGCGTCGTCAGTCGCGGCACGAGTGTGCCCGCCTGCAGGCTGCCGGCATCGACGCGGTGCTCCTGCAAAGTCAGCCATCGACCACCTTCAGTGCCTACACCTACGCCGGGCTGGGGGCCGAGGCATTCACCCTCGAGCTGGGCAAGGCCAGACCGTTCGGGCACAACGAACTGGTCAATCTGGACCGCCTGGAGCTCCGTCTGCAAGCACTCATCGAAGGCTGCGAACCGCCGGTGGACGAGGCCGCTACCGAGCACCTTCAACTGTTCGCCTTCGCCCGTGAGGTGATCAAGCACAGCGACGCCTTTACCTTGCACCTGCCCGCCGACGTGGAGAATTTCACCGAACTGGCGCCCGGCTATCTGCTGGCGGAAGACCTGGCCAGCAGCCGCTGGGTGGTCGAGGAGCAGGGCGCACGCATCATTTTCCCCAACCCCAAAGTGCATAATGGCCAGCGCGCCGGCATCCTCATCGTCCCGGCCGAGGCCTCTCTACTGGGGTGA